The DNA region CTACATAAATAATTAGGATCTCTCGTACTAGGAAAGTCTACCTTTAAAACAGATCCGTAATAATCAGATTTAATTCATGGTTACtgtctttataaaataattattgcagCCACACATGATTATTGTCTATGCGAAATCATTAGGTAAAAACCCTGCAATTTCGCCTTGATTTTCAAAATAGCTGTCTCTTTTGCCTGCGATATCCATAAATATGTTTCTGATCTCATCGAGACTTGGCTTGGCTATGGTGTCTGTCACGCTGGGATATTTACCAGTTAGTTAGTTAGAAAATTATTATATGACAAATAGGACTCAACCGGATCTTGCAGTCAACTTGGACGGCTCCATCAAGGTGATCAAAGAATGCAAGCAAGcatgatcatgcgcggatccagaaaatttttccagggggggtccgaaggataattgtgtttgccagggggggtccgaggcatattttcgcgataattttactatgtaaatttaataaattttcattttccagggggggtcaggacccccccgaccccccctctagatccgcgcatgatgaTCTCGTATTAAAATGCGTGACTGGGCATATgcgcataggcgtcggaaccggggggggctaggggggggcttagcccccccactttttttgcaaagttataccttaccattagaaacatagcatgatagagggttcagcccccccactttttctcgcaagaaagattattgttcctaaatttaccttgaaagattgaaaagttagattcagaagcatactagcccccccccccccccccccccccccccccccccccccacggattaggaatttcattattttggaaaaaaaaaattggataagtaattttttttttaggaagtataggtatactccccccccccccccccccccccccacggattaggatttccatgattttgggaattacttttttctcaatatttctgaggattagtctagcccccccactttcaatttgcttccgacgcctatgtatgCGTATGAAATTCttactaaataaaaataagGGAATACTGTTTATCAGATATTACTTACAAATAGGATACGCAGCACATATCTTTTAAAGTCCAAGTCACGGTTCAATAAAACCCCCACAAATTTGACCCAAATCGGACTCCTTACTTTAATCAATGTTTTCCCCATGCTAAACAGTACAAAGTAAGTActcttatgtacatatatatacaatttatattcACTATTATACTGTCTTTTTTCTACCAAGTTCAAAACTCGATGCTCAcaaccatttttttaaatattagagGTTCATagaaaaagtgaaagtagagCTCTCTACATATAGTTGATATTTTTTGGACGGTTGATACAACAGTTATTTAAGAATCTGATAATAAGTCAAAGTACATCAAATTGTATCTTAGATTGTTTTATAATGTGtacaaatcataaatttaaagcATCGCTTCAAATTTAGACAAGTCTATTTTCGTTATTGTAAAAGACCAAGTAGGGTAATAAAACTGTTGTTTTGGATTAAGTTtgcattttaataaatacattttgtttttaaaaattgaagcaATTTGTGTCAGCTTATCCAGTGATGTTGGTAGATAAATGATATGTTACTTTATTTCATGATCACAACCCGTAGAACCTGTTTGCTCCATATACCCCGGTATATTGACACAATACTATGTCAGCCTCGATAACCGGTTTAAAAAACTATGAGTGCATTTAAAGTCAGTCCAATATAAACCGGTCTTTGAATGATTCACCGTGTACACTGAAAACCAACACCAgcaaaattctaattttttttatgatatataaatgtatgcatTTCTGTGTCTGTACATTTAAGAATATAAATTAACTGTGTTGAATTATGAATATCTATTTTGTtactgacatacatgtacatacgtaTATACAGTGTGTATATTAATGCATGATGCCATTCTATTGGTACGTTTGATCATAAATcttcaaatgtattttttcgCCTTTAAGGTAATTCTATATCAGTAGTAGCCATGCAGGTGTTTTGGGGGCCTTTTCTTTTCAATCTATTTTCACTTTCAGTGTGTGCAGAGTAAATAACGTTAGCAAGTCATGACCACTGAAATCATACACCTATAGGATATTGTCACCATTTGCAGGTTTGTTTTATCTAGTGACTTTACTTAGTAACATATAATTTTGGACATTAATTTGCcgaatttaaaacatttattgacaactaaataaaattaatttcatagcTTCCAAGATCTTTGTTTCGGTTTAATTGGTGGGAAATGAATTTGTCATATCCAAACGAGCGGATACGTGGTTTACAGGACCTTGTAGAGAGAGTGAGCAAAGAATTACCACTTCCAGCAGGTATAGGAAACGCAAAAACTCAATACCAAAGACTACAGGGGGTGAGTTTCAATATCTGTCCGTCATATTGGAATGCTAATTAGTGACCATCAAAACATAAACACCTTTAGCTTgttgataattataaatgacACATGTACACAAATTATTGGTTCATCATTTGTAGGCTTTTAAATCTTGCAATTTTTTACGgataaaaatttcaacatttttgatACAGATAAAACTGTTTTTACTAAATACAGTTTAATCTGTatcaaacattttgaaatgtatattgtttagatataagtattaaaagacaaaaatattcaaatttattttgaaattatattattatatttaaattattttcattatatttattttatatgactATAACCGATTACTGATTTTGTAACCGGTTACCATCGTTCCGACCGATAAATTAGTTAATTTTTCCGGTTAGAGATTGCCATCCATAATTcttagtttttttaaaagtatatttattatatataccaGTGTTACGAAACGGGTCCAAAATCAATTAAAGATAACGATTTTCCTGTTATTTGGAAAATTTGTCCGCAATTAtacattaaaggggcatggtcacgattttggtcaaattaatatattttttgtcttcATTATATAAAGTGCTTTAGGGATGCATTTCGAATGATCACTccaattttggttgcctattaaaaatgccttaattaagcattgtaaacattaaaatcggaaaaataatttttgaccaaaatagtgaccatgcccctttaatggaTATCAAAATTTCTTGTATTAGACATCAGTAATAATCATGGGTTCTATATAAAGTGGTGGGTAGGTGAGAGTGATATAGAAGTAGGTTCCTTCCTGTctgttatatcattttaaaatgatgattCAAAATGGTGTATTTTTCAGCAATTTTAACTAAACTTTTCTCTCAAACTTTGCGATAAACGTTTTACCACGATTAGCGGTTCACTGATCTAAGCGTTCTGTAGGACAGTAGCAGGATTATTCAAGCACACATTTCTTGGTAAAACACAAAACTATTTCATAGAATACAATTTAAGTGAATTTAAGGTTTTTTTCAAACCCATTAGTTATATGTGTcaatcgggttttttttttacatttaaattagaTACTTTAAATAAGAGTGTTTATGGGTTACAAGTACAATGTACAAGTTGCCTAGTTGTcagattatatattttatgcattaatttttaaaattctgagaagatttattgcttttaaaaagtTCTCACATAACGCATTTAGACCGTGGTTCAGTTTTCTTAGTATCTGATTAATGAACACAAATTGATTTCTTGGGATTTAGTAGACGCAAATATCATCAGGATGCTGAGGtggattgtaaaaaaaagtttcaagaTGGAGGGTGAATTTACTAAGGTTGTCTATAAAGATTCCAATGTAGTTATTTGAGAACCCACGCTCTTTTATCTTTGCTAGTTTCCAACAACACGATGTCGGATTTTATTGCTATTTCAGACATCCGGCCATCGATGACTTAATCTCGGAGTTGGGTGGTTTTAGAAGGATTCTACCTTCGCCATAGCTGTTTGTGTAAATCGTCCAATCTAAATCTTTCTCTGATTACATGTTTTTCTGTTTCGcgaaattttaagaattttcaacaaaattaaaggctattaatgataatatatttcaaattagaaTTATTCATTCCATTTGCAAGCCAATAGTTTTCTTTAATACTGAACTTGACGATCGCCGTTATCAATTTAGATTGCAAACTTGGTACGAGTCAATCATATTTCAACCgagaaatgaattttattttcgtatcttcatattttaaaacatataaaagcGATTTATCgttaatttcatttgaattcctTATTATTTGACATTAACAAAGATGTATCTCaagtcattcaattttttaatccaAGAGCTTTTTAACTGAGACCAACAGAAATTATATCTAGCAAGAGTGTGCTTTAGTTAGCTTAAAACAGTTGTTCCgtgggaaaaaaatgaaagaaaaatcagataaaaaaaaaaaaaatagaaccaGCCTCTTATTTTGAAATCATAATTATGTATACGGATCCATCAATTAATACTTGtacattaaaaatttttatgattggTGTGTCATGTCCAGGCACGTTAATCctaaaaatcttgacaagcaaagaaaaaaaaaaagggaataaTTCGCAATTCAAGAAAATCCTAAtcgggggtggggtgggggggtggggggtggggggtgggtaTTTTTTATGTGTAAGAAAAAGTGGGGTGGGGCGCTCCCCCCTTGATGATACGTGCCTGAAGCCTCCTTAAATGTGGTTTTGAGCTAATAAACTACcctatactaaaattgataatttgatacAATTAGGATAAAATACATGAATTGTAATTATGCATGCAATGCAATTTTCTGTCACGGTACTTAGGTTTGATTTCAGCTGATtaaaaatatgacgtcatgaatagAAATTAATTGAACAACCGATAGGTAACTTCTCCAACAAAATGACATCCataaaatccaaaaacaaaacaaaagttccaagtctttatcatatttgatttttatttgacaTGTTCTTTTTTTTCGACATTTGTTCaacaagcacatttttttttcaatctttaaCTGGTTCCTTATAGTTGAAATTAATAGTGTATTGGtacatttgttgattttgaaGCTCAGTTTAGTGTTTGTATTTTTGACAGAATAAAGTACCAATTTCTAAGGATGACTACTCAGATCTAGAGATGGTCGTGCTCACAGCTGAGGAGTGTGGGATTCCTGGCTCTAAAGAGGCGAGGACGGAGTTCGACTTACTACTACAGCGTACAAATGTACCGGGGCAACGGCAAGCTCAGAAAGTAGGCAATGACATCGATAGTCCTTGAAATTATTCAACTCTAGCAAACTAAAAAAGCATACCTGTTATTCCATGTATGAATAAAGCCAGCCACGAAGTACATGGGGCTAACTTTAGCCAGACTGTTGTTGTTCCTATAAATAGATGACGACGTTGCATCACTTAGATAAAACAGACGTTACACACAATGTCACGGacaaaattgtttacataactGTTGTAATCAGAACTTAATATAGTAACTCTCTTATAATTACTAGCATGcaatagaaaataaaaccacCCTTTTTGCTATTAATTTACGAaatttgattttagaatttttccAAAACACTACCCGCTACAAGTGTTTCTTCAACGCAAAACCAAGGAGGTCATCACAACACCACAGATGCTCGACTCGGGGATAGAAACTTTATGAACCGAACTCACTCTCCGGACCGAGAGAATAACATGAAGTCAGTGTCCGTGTTAGAGTACAACAGACTCGTGGAATCTGAAAAATCTTACAAGGCTCAAGTTCAGGAGCTAACAACCAGGTAGAACTGTAGCACAGTAGTTTCAAGATATGTCGAACACAAATATCTTCTACTATTACGCGACCTTCATAGGCTCTCAGTGGGGAAAAATATGTTGTTGTtcttttttggggttttttttttttgttttttttttaaaaatacttcaaGGATCGAAATCTGTGCAACCATTCATTTtactacaaaacaaaataaaaaaaaaataactctgaattgcaaacttttacatgtgcgTTCACTTTTTCTTTACAATCATACTAATTCGCATGagtcatcaaagaaagcatttcattgtttatatttacatcttttttaacaaattaataaattgttgtAGAAAGTAAGTaaaactaaattactgttaatgtacatcagtacgttagctaaaagaaacagtcaaatcgtctcctatgggaatttgagtctgacatatCATCAGGAGTATTTCGTGCAGTTCGTGAGTTTTCTTAGggcgctgtagatttcgaccaatcgataaatggggatATAGATTTCAATCTTATTGTTTCTATAGAACTATGAATTAAGCATAAGTTTTAGTCAGAAATacagggaatcatactcggtagatgtaactAAACGGATATTGCTGaataattttatacataacacgcgttagcgggttatgttaaTTCTTTCTACAATGATCACTTCCTTCATagcccgcatgaatcatcagaGATAGcattttataattcatatttacacctttctttaaaaatattaaattaatcataaagagtaaataaaagttcgttaattattgttaatgttcACTATATTTTATAGAATGTTAGATAGAAGAAAATTTTCTTATAGaagaatttgagtctgacatcatcatgattacttTGTGTAGTCCGTGATTTTGTTAGGTTGCTGAAAGTTTCGAATTTCGACCAGTcgataaactggttagaactggatCGTGTAGATTATTAgtttctacagagctatgaattacaatcggtttgcttaaaaaataaaggaGAAAATACTTATAGGATGTAagtattgtttattatttgtatttaacCAGACCAGTTTTCCTAACTTTGATAAGTGGTTGTTAAACAACTGATTCCAATGGCAATTGGGGCGTTATGTTCACTTTTATACAGTGTTCCTttctactttaaaaaaagtctGCTTGGGATATTAAACTCGTAGATCTAATTTATTTCGTCTTTCTTCGTGGTAAATTCAATAAACATTGGTGAAAccatgcattaaaaataatttcagacTGAGTTCTTTCGCCAGCAAGCAGCTTACGACCAATAACCCGAACATCGCCGACCTCAGCGACAGGAACCGGCCGACGAAACTCGGCGAGAAGTTCGAACAGCTCTATGACAACGAGTGGTCGGAAGCCTTTGAATACTTGAAGGGGATTCCTATAGATGAGGACCAGATTCTTAAAACTTTAGTTGACATATCACAGGTAAGATGTTTTAAACTACAACCGGAAGTTGTATTTGTCCTTATTATAAATGTTAGAATCGTGTACGTTTTATATTTGTATTGCAGGAAACCATTGGTCACCACCAAACCATGTCGTGCTTAATTAAATACCCAAACCACAAGcgtattatctttttaaaaatctttttggaGTTAAAATAGATTGATAAGTAATCCGGCGCAGATAAACTTGCAAGGTGTTTCAATCCGTTAATGCAATCTTCGGGTTCGAATACAATTTCTTGCTTGTGAGGTCACTTGATTTCTATTTTTCAAAGAGGTTCCGGATGCATTTGTCTATGTTATGTATCAGCTGTTTACTTAATAAAGATCTAATGAACTAGACTCTATTCTTTTACAAAATACCGTTACATACTTATCAATGTATTTGTACCTGTAAAAAAGTGAGTGCATATTATTAAACTTCGTTATTTCAGAAAGCGTACGAATTCTGTCAAGATTTTGCTCAACAAGAGCTGACTAGATTGGAGTCGCATTTCATTGACGTAATGACACATATAAAGTGGACGTGTGAAGAAAGCTCTGGGGTAAGACTTTAAAAaacgattaaaaaaaagtttaatattttttcaattggAGATTAAGAACGATTATCACTTAAGAGGTTGAGGTTAgaaaaaaacatcaatatttctatctctgaatcatttttttaaatcagttatTAGTAAAGAGTACGAAAGACGGATAGGGccagataaaaaatatttttatctcgtaataacgagaaaagatcttgttattacgagttaattatcttgTTCGTTATTActagaaaagatctcgttattacgagttattTAAATCTctttattacgagaaaagatctaactagaaaagatctcgttattacgagaaaagatcttgtaatatcgagaaaagatctcgttattacgagttactcatctcgttattacgagagaAGATCTTGTAATatcgagttaattatctcgttattacgaggaaagatctcgttattacgagaaaagatctatttaAATTGGCGCGTTTCATTGTTCTTCATCtctttatgtaaatgtattaactactgcaatgtccataattataaacatactTACCATAATCATCGATTAAAAGCAAacacaaagaagatgggtgaataaggcgtgtaaaatgcccatatgaggaatgattagatactgcaaaattaaaatatcattaaatctgatacttttataaaaattaattcaaaacaatgtgtatttaacgtaacatcggtttgtaacccttaaatatttttaatacttgCAATAGGTTGATTttaactggcgt from Crassostrea angulata isolate pt1a10 chromosome 7, ASM2561291v2, whole genome shotgun sequence includes:
- the LOC128157438 gene encoding uncharacterized protein LOC128157438, whose amino-acid sequence is MNLSYPNERIRGLQDLVERVSKELPLPAGIGNAKTQYQRLQGNKVPISKDDYSDLEMVVLTAEECGIPGSKEARTEFDLLLQRTNVPGQRQAQKNFSKTLPATSVSSTQNQGGHHNTTDARLGDRNFMNRTHSPDRENNMKSVSVLEYNRLVESEKSYKAQVQELTTRLSSFASKQLTTNNPNIADLSDRNRPTKLGEKFEQLYDNEWSEAFEYLKGIPIDEDQILKTLVDISQKAYEFCQDFAQQELTRLESHFIDVMTHIKWTCEESSGKKIDLLVHRNPEDKSAFVGLNRHMADARKACAIASVPALCEMFKGHVYREHFDKITLEPRLEKYVDRCLEYSFLMVVQDPPMYLEYPESGQKINTSLFKPFRQKGSVVQMCVWPCVCLHKDGPVVCKGYVLPK